From Staphylothermus hellenicus DSM 12710, a single genomic window includes:
- a CDS encoding alpha-glucosidase/alpha-galactosidase has translation MFVVEKALPESSRIKIGIIGAGSAVWSIPVLIDIMLKKSLANADVYLMDIDLDRLKLVYGFAKRYAEEIHSTVNFHTTTDRVEAIKDADFVINSAMAMGHSYYERMREISEKHGYYRGINSVEWNMVSDYHTIWGYYQFKLAMSIARDIEEYAPNAWLFDVANPVFELATLISRKTKVKIIGLCHGHMGIKNVIRELKLPQDKVEAEMIGFNHVIWLTKFKVDGEDGYKFLDKWIVTEAEKYWKKWRETTANPFDIDLSPAAIDMYRNYGLLPIGDTVRGGTWKYHWNLETKKKWYGPYGGPDSEIGWAMYIAYLKMRLYEIYKAITNASRPLTLLFPPKPSGEQVIEIIDSMVTGTPRTFQVNVLNNGSIPGIPDNVAVEMPAVIDDKGVHRKTFSPLPSKIQKYVIYPRMMRMEWALEAFLEGGRDKLFEWLIYDPRTKSTRQVEETIDDLLKMPGNEEMAKHYS, from the coding sequence GCTGGTTCTGCAGTATGGTCTATTCCTGTATTAATAGATATAATGTTGAAGAAAAGCTTAGCCAATGCAGACGTGTATCTCATGGATATTGATCTTGACCGGTTAAAGCTTGTATATGGATTTGCTAAGAGATATGCTGAAGAAATACATTCAACAGTAAATTTCCACACGACTACTGATAGGGTAGAAGCGATCAAGGATGCTGATTTCGTAATAAATAGTGCTATGGCTATGGGTCATTCATATTATGAGAGAATGAGGGAGATCAGTGAGAAACACGGATACTATAGAGGAATAAATAGTGTTGAATGGAATATGGTGAGCGATTACCATACTATTTGGGGATACTACCAGTTCAAACTCGCCATGAGTATTGCAAGGGATATAGAGGAGTATGCTCCAAACGCGTGGTTGTTTGATGTCGCTAATCCAGTATTTGAATTAGCAACCCTAATTAGTAGAAAAACAAAAGTGAAAATAATCGGCTTATGCCATGGACACATGGGGATTAAAAATGTTATACGTGAACTAAAACTTCCCCAGGATAAAGTAGAAGCTGAAATGATCGGGTTCAATCATGTAATTTGGCTAACAAAATTCAAAGTAGACGGCGAAGACGGCTATAAATTCCTGGATAAATGGATAGTGACAGAAGCTGAAAAGTACTGGAAGAAATGGAGGGAAACAACAGCTAATCCCTTCGACATAGACTTATCCCCAGCAGCTATAGACATGTATAGAAACTATGGCTTGCTCCCAATAGGAGATACTGTTAGAGGAGGAACATGGAAATATCACTGGAACCTGGAAACAAAGAAGAAATGGTACGGACCATATGGAGGCCCAGACTCTGAAATAGGCTGGGCAATGTATATTGCTTATCTAAAAATGAGATTATACGAAATCTACAAAGCTATAACTAATGCATCAAGACCCTTAACACTATTATTCCCGCCTAAACCTAGTGGTGAACAAGTTATTGAAATAATTGATTCCATGGTGACAGGCACACCTAGGACTTTTCAAGTCAATGTATTAAACAATGGATCAATACCTGGTATACCCGATAACGTAGCCGTTGAAATGCCGGCAGTAATCGATGATAAAGGTGTTCATAGAAAAACATTTTCTCCATTACCATCAAAGATACAGAAATACGTTATATATCCCAGGATGATGAGAATGGAATGGGCTCTAGAAGCCTTTCTAGAAGGCGGTAGAGATAAGTTATTTGAGTGGCTAATATATGATCCGAGAACCAAGTCTACTAGACAAGTAGAGGAAACAATAGATGATCTATTGAAAATGCCTGGAAACGAAGAAATGGCTAAACACTACTCATAA